In the genome of Paenibacillus sp. FSL R5-0766, one region contains:
- the fmt gene encoding methionyl-tRNA formyltransferase — MNIVFMGTPEFAVPSLDMLMAEGYNVVGVVTQPDKPQGRKKVLTPTPVKAAAERHGLPVFQPVKLRDPEAVARLAEWKPDLIVTAAFGQILPKAVLDMPVRGCVNVHGSLLPKYRGGAPIQRSIINGESVTGVTLMYMAEGLDTGDMISRVELPITDEDTSGSMFDKLSEAGSKLLQAEMPRLIAGETTAVPQDDAEASYARNLTRDDEKMDWSRTSRELFNQIRGLVPFSGAFTMWDDQVFKVWAAANPNQVDLETSSDAGQAEPGTVLQLNKAGIEVRTGNGSLWLTEVQPAGKKVMQAADFARGGTLKPGTVLR, encoded by the coding sequence TTGAATATTGTTTTTATGGGAACACCTGAATTTGCAGTTCCTTCTCTCGATATGCTGATGGCAGAGGGATACAATGTGGTGGGTGTGGTGACTCAGCCTGATAAACCACAGGGACGCAAAAAAGTACTTACGCCAACACCGGTTAAAGCCGCGGCAGAACGCCACGGTCTGCCGGTGTTTCAACCTGTTAAATTGCGTGATCCGGAAGCCGTAGCCCGCTTGGCTGAATGGAAGCCGGATCTGATCGTGACCGCGGCCTTTGGACAGATTCTGCCCAAAGCTGTGCTGGATATGCCAGTTCGCGGTTGTGTGAACGTGCACGGCTCTCTTTTGCCGAAATATCGCGGAGGAGCCCCGATCCAACGTTCCATTATTAATGGGGAATCCGTGACAGGAGTCACATTGATGTATATGGCTGAAGGCCTGGATACCGGAGATATGATCTCTCGTGTGGAACTGCCAATTACGGATGAAGATACATCAGGATCGATGTTTGATAAATTAAGTGAGGCTGGTTCCAAACTGCTTCAGGCAGAAATGCCACGATTGATTGCAGGCGAGACAACGGCGGTCCCTCAAGATGATGCCGAGGCTTCGTATGCTCGCAATCTGACTCGGGATGACGAGAAAATGGACTGGAGTCGTACTTCACGCGAACTGTTCAATCAGATTCGTGGTCTTGTGCCGTTCTCCGGTGCATTTACGATGTGGGATGATCAGGTCTTCAAAGTCTGGGCTGCGGCTAACCCCAATCAGGTGGACCTGGAAACTTCTTCGGATGCTGGACAAGCAGAACCGGGAACGGTGCTGCAATTGAACAAGGCAGGGATTGAAGTCCGCACAGGCAATGGGTCTCTCTGGTTGACTGAAGTGCAGCCAGCAGGCAAAAAAGTGATGCAGGCCGCTGACTTTGCTCGCGGTGGTACACTGAAACCTGGAACGGTGCTGCGATGA
- the pknB gene encoding Stk1 family PASTA domain-containing Ser/Thr kinase has protein sequence MIGHQLGGRYEVIERVGGGGMALVYKAQDLLLNRNVAIKVLRQQFVHDEEFIRRFRREAQSAASLSHPNVVSIYDVGQEDDVHYIVMEYVEGKNLNEIIKERAPLQVDESVRIASQIADALDHAHHNQIIHRDIKPHNILIGRNGRVKVTDFGIARAVTSTTITQTGSVVGSVHYFSPEHAKGIVTGEKSDLYSLGIVLYQMLTGQLPFLGESPISVALKHLQEEFDEPRKFNPLIPQSVENVILKSMRKNPQERYQSAKEMQTDLETCLMPERRNETKIDFPDEDDIDQTRVMPAIKPEPRGVTSTGAVPVMESDEETGKGKAKSKSWKKPALLISLTVLILIAMVGVVWYVKGMLVVPEVTVPNVITQTEEKAREMLEEKGLVVSDEVIRLYQEGVEPGIVYEQSRKEGDVVKEGSEVQISVGAEKELVKMIDVKQDPYDEAVKKLTALGIKEDQIQRKDDFSNDVASGSVISQTPGVNEEFDPVTVQIELTVSKGTETVKMPDLKNLTRSEAEEKLKSAGLELAQVQEEPSYTIEKGKVTQQWPVEAGTEVSPGDKITIFISTGYPPEALQYPFDINVSPKEEGKNSKIRITYEDARGKNQEWGTRTVNSTQMLTIPLVLAPNENGAVSVYRDGQFLDTYLVSYSEAKNGTVNVPSIDPEQSTETPPENEPDPGEGSVDEGSVDSNQEGEPESTPADGEGESVDEDTSAMNNGKGHGKEKEKKKEVINASSRP, from the coding sequence ATGATTGGGCACCAGCTAGGCGGACGCTATGAAGTGATTGAGCGTGTCGGTGGTGGCGGCATGGCTCTTGTGTACAAAGCCCAGGATCTTCTGTTGAACCGGAATGTAGCGATCAAAGTTCTTAGACAACAGTTTGTGCATGACGAAGAGTTTATTCGCCGTTTCCGCAGGGAAGCACAGTCGGCAGCATCGCTGTCTCATCCGAATGTAGTCAGCATTTATGACGTGGGGCAGGAAGATGACGTTCATTATATTGTAATGGAGTATGTGGAAGGCAAAAACCTGAATGAAATTATTAAAGAACGCGCCCCTCTGCAGGTGGACGAATCGGTGCGAATCGCTTCCCAGATTGCAGATGCTCTTGATCATGCACATCATAATCAAATCATTCATCGGGATATCAAACCCCACAATATATTAATTGGCCGGAATGGCCGTGTGAAAGTAACGGATTTCGGGATTGCCCGTGCGGTTACATCTACAACGATTACGCAGACCGGTTCCGTAGTTGGTTCTGTACATTACTTCTCACCAGAGCATGCCAAAGGCATCGTTACTGGTGAAAAATCGGACTTATATTCTCTTGGGATCGTACTTTACCAAATGCTTACCGGGCAACTTCCGTTTCTGGGTGAAAGTCCAATCAGTGTGGCATTGAAGCATTTGCAGGAAGAGTTCGATGAACCACGCAAATTCAATCCATTGATTCCGCAAAGTGTGGAAAATGTCATCTTAAAATCCATGCGTAAAAATCCGCAGGAACGTTATCAGTCGGCCAAAGAAATGCAGACCGATCTGGAAACTTGCCTGATGCCGGAGAGACGTAATGAAACGAAGATTGATTTTCCGGATGAGGATGATATAGACCAGACTCGCGTAATGCCAGCGATCAAGCCTGAACCGCGTGGAGTTACATCGACGGGTGCGGTGCCAGTGATGGAGTCTGACGAAGAAACTGGCAAGGGTAAGGCCAAATCCAAGAGCTGGAAGAAGCCAGCACTACTCATCTCATTAACCGTTCTTATTCTAATCGCCATGGTGGGAGTTGTATGGTATGTCAAGGGTATGCTGGTTGTACCTGAAGTAACCGTGCCTAACGTGATCACCCAGACAGAAGAAAAAGCTCGGGAAATGCTTGAGGAGAAAGGACTCGTCGTCAGTGATGAGGTCATCCGTCTGTACCAGGAAGGTGTCGAACCCGGTATCGTCTATGAACAGAGCAGAAAAGAAGGCGATGTTGTCAAAGAAGGTTCCGAGGTCCAGATCAGTGTTGGGGCAGAAAAAGAACTGGTGAAAATGATTGATGTCAAACAAGACCCTTATGATGAGGCTGTCAAGAAGTTGACTGCGCTTGGCATTAAGGAAGATCAGATTCAGCGGAAAGATGACTTCTCCAATGATGTGGCTTCAGGTTCTGTTATTTCCCAGACGCCGGGTGTGAATGAGGAATTCGATCCTGTGACAGTTCAGATTGAGTTAACCGTAAGTAAAGGCACTGAAACGGTCAAAATGCCTGATCTGAAAAATCTTACCCGCAGTGAAGCTGAAGAAAAGCTTAAATCTGCTGGACTGGAACTTGCTCAGGTGCAGGAAGAACCAAGCTATACGATAGAAAAGGGCAAAGTGACGCAGCAATGGCCTGTGGAAGCGGGCACAGAGGTGAGTCCTGGCGATAAGATTACGATCTTTATCAGCACAGGGTATCCACCTGAAGCGCTGCAATATCCTTTTGATATCAATGTATCACCCAAAGAAGAGGGCAAAAACAGTAAAATCCGTATCACATATGAAGATGCACGTGGCAAAAATCAGGAATGGGGAACTCGCACTGTTAATTCAACCCAAATGTTGACCATTCCACTTGTACTCGCTCCAAATGAAAATGGGGCTGTGTCCGTCTATCGTGATGGACAGTTCCTGGATACGTATCTTGTCTCCTACAGTGAAGCCAAAAACGGAACAGTAAACGTACCTTCCATTGACCCGGAACAAAGCACTGAGACGCCGCCAGAAAATGAGCCTGATCCAGGTGAAGGTAGCGTTGATGAGGGAAGTGTTGATTCCAATCAGGAAGGTGAACCTGAGTCCACACCGGCAGACGGTGAGGGTGAGAGCGTAGATGAGGACACTTCTGCCATGAATAATGGTAAGGGGCACGGCAAGGAAAAAGAGAAGAAAAAGGAAGTCATTAACGCATCAAGCCGTCCATAA
- the rlmN gene encoding 23S rRNA (adenine(2503)-C(2))-methyltransferase RlmN yields MKPFIYDYSLEQLQQWAVENGEPAFRGGQIFDWIYVKRVNDFSEMTNLSKPLREKLTEQFEFVTLKEITKFESKDGTVKFLFGLHDDHAIETVIMKHNYGNSICVTTQVGCRIGCTFCASTLGGLKRNLTAGEIVAQVVQAQKILDERNERVSSIVIMGSGEPFENYEATMTFLRIMIHEKGLNIGQRHITVSTSGIVPNIYKFADEDTQINLAISIHAPNDALRSKLMPVNRRFPFEDVMESLRYYLAKTGRRITFEYALIGGVNDQPEHAAELASVLKNMLCHVNLIPVNHVPERKYVRTSRSDIFNFQKILSEQGVNVTIRREQGHDIAAACGQLRAKHMELR; encoded by the coding sequence ATGAAACCTTTTATATATGATTATTCTCTGGAACAACTGCAGCAATGGGCTGTGGAGAATGGGGAGCCGGCGTTTCGCGGTGGCCAAATCTTTGACTGGATTTATGTAAAACGCGTGAATGATTTCAGTGAAATGACCAATCTGTCCAAGCCATTGCGTGAAAAGCTGACAGAGCAATTTGAATTCGTAACGCTTAAGGAAATTACCAAGTTTGAATCCAAAGATGGAACTGTTAAATTCCTCTTTGGTCTTCATGATGATCATGCCATTGAGACAGTAATCATGAAGCATAACTACGGGAACAGCATCTGTGTAACCACACAGGTTGGTTGTCGTATTGGTTGTACGTTCTGTGCATCCACATTGGGTGGTCTCAAGCGTAACCTTACGGCTGGGGAGATTGTTGCACAGGTTGTGCAGGCTCAGAAAATTCTGGATGAACGCAACGAGCGTGTCAGCAGCATCGTGATCATGGGTTCGGGTGAACCTTTCGAAAACTATGAAGCTACGATGACTTTCCTGCGCATTATGATTCATGAAAAAGGGCTGAACATCGGTCAGCGTCACATCACGGTATCCACGAGCGGAATCGTTCCGAACATCTACAAGTTTGCAGATGAAGATACACAGATTAACCTCGCCATTTCGATCCATGCACCTAATGATGCACTGCGTTCGAAATTGATGCCGGTTAACCGTCGTTTTCCTTTTGAAGACGTGATGGAGTCCCTTCGTTATTATCTGGCCAAAACAGGTCGGAGAATTACGTTCGAGTATGCACTTATTGGTGGGGTAAACGACCAGCCAGAGCATGCAGCAGAACTGGCAAGTGTGCTTAAGAACATGTTGTGTCACGTGAATCTGATTCCGGTTAACCATGTACCTGAACGCAAATACGTAAGAACATCGAGAAGCGACATTTTCAATTTTCAGAAGATTCTCTCGGAACAGGGTGTTAATGTAACCATTCGTCGTGAACAGGGACATGATATTGCTGCCGCTTGCGGTCAGCTTCGTGCAAAGCATATGGAGTTGAGGTGA
- the rsmB gene encoding 16S rRNA (cytosine(967)-C(5))-methyltransferase RsmB: MSGNIPGRSSGKGQKPTGNSSGREGNRRPNSGKSGGASRSQKPKTSARALAVKVLSAVEQDGAYSNLELNRRLKEADLSPADAGLATELVYGTIARLNTLDYFLERYVAKGVSKLQPWVRSLLRISVYQMIYLDRIPEHAVVSEAVNLAKKLGHQGISGMVNGVLRNMIRNRDELRIPEHLPVAERISLEHSHPLWMVERWIAQYGEETAEVICRANNEPPAVSVRVNTTMTTREKLMHEMTSTGAVVEASRLSSDGILVRSGGNMALTSWYRDGLFSVQDESSMLVAEAVAPEVDQLVLDCCAAPGGKTAHMAEKMQDRGRIVANDVHPHKRQLILDQAERLGLSCIDAVTGDALDLNERYPEASFDRILLDAPCSGLGVIRRKPDVKWTKTVKDIEDIAGLQRELLDQVAPLLKPGGILVYSTCTIEPAENEDMVADFLSRHPEYSPAGASVWSESETANLKVVNGGIQILPQYAHSDGFFIARLTKTAE; encoded by the coding sequence ATGAGCGGTAACATACCAGGTCGTTCGTCAGGAAAAGGCCAGAAACCTACTGGAAATTCATCCGGGCGTGAAGGAAACCGTCGTCCGAATTCGGGTAAATCGGGTGGTGCATCTCGCTCCCAGAAACCCAAAACATCTGCTCGTGCATTGGCAGTCAAGGTTCTGAGTGCTGTTGAGCAAGATGGAGCATACAGTAATCTGGAGTTGAACCGCCGTCTGAAAGAGGCGGATTTAAGCCCCGCAGATGCTGGACTAGCTACCGAATTGGTGTATGGAACAATCGCCAGATTGAATACACTTGATTATTTTCTGGAACGTTACGTCGCCAAAGGAGTATCCAAACTGCAACCATGGGTTCGTAGCCTGCTGCGAATCAGCGTATATCAGATGATATATCTGGATCGTATTCCGGAGCATGCCGTGGTGAGCGAAGCGGTTAATCTGGCGAAGAAACTGGGCCATCAGGGAATCTCGGGCATGGTGAATGGTGTACTTCGCAATATGATCCGTAATCGGGATGAACTTCGTATTCCAGAACATCTGCCTGTTGCCGAACGTATTTCACTGGAGCATTCCCACCCGTTATGGATGGTTGAACGCTGGATTGCCCAGTACGGCGAGGAGACGGCAGAAGTGATATGTCGTGCGAATAATGAGCCGCCAGCGGTGAGTGTCCGGGTCAACACCACAATGACCACACGGGAGAAACTGATGCATGAGATGACCAGCACAGGTGCAGTCGTTGAAGCTTCTCGCCTGAGTTCCGATGGTATTCTTGTACGTAGTGGCGGAAATATGGCTCTAACGTCCTGGTATCGGGACGGGTTGTTCTCTGTACAGGACGAAAGTTCCATGCTTGTCGCTGAAGCAGTTGCACCAGAAGTAGACCAACTTGTATTAGATTGCTGCGCAGCTCCAGGTGGTAAAACAGCTCACATGGCGGAGAAAATGCAGGATCGCGGTCGTATTGTCGCGAATGATGTACATCCTCACAAGCGCCAGCTGATCCTGGATCAGGCGGAGCGTCTCGGTCTGAGTTGCATCGATGCTGTAACTGGAGATGCGCTAGATCTGAACGAGCGGTATCCGGAAGCGTCGTTTGACCGCATTTTGCTGGATGCACCATGTTCAGGTCTGGGTGTTATTCGCCGCAAACCAGACGTGAAATGGACCAAAACCGTAAAAGATATCGAAGATATCGCAGGCTTGCAACGTGAATTGCTTGATCAGGTTGCGCCGTTGTTAAAACCAGGTGGTATTCTGGTGTATAGCACGTGTACCATTGAGCCTGCTGAGAATGAGGATATGGTTGCAGACTTCTTGAGTCGACATCCGGAATATAGTCCAGCAGGAGCATCTGTCTGGTCCGAATCGGAGACAGCAAACTTGAAGGTTGTGAACGGTGGCATTCAGATTTTGCCACAATACGCTCACAGCGACGGATTTTTCATCGCACGGTTGACAAAAACAGCGGAATAA
- the rsgA gene encoding ribosome small subunit-dependent GTPase A, which translates to MPEGIIVKALSGYYYVMPVEDNGVPSVEGSAVQCRARGIFRKRGTSPLVGDRVSYMLTENGEGTVDEIRKRETELIRPPVANVSLAVLVFSVKEPDMNLNLLDKFLVHIEQAGLDALIVLTKLDLADPAKDTVAEVKALYEQVGYEVISTSSRTGEGSELLRDRLAGKISVFSGQSGVGKSSMLNALMPGLTLETNAISMRLGRGKHTTRHVELIPLDNGGFVADTPGFSQLDFLEIGVEELSTCFREFAQFADQCKFRGCTHTHEPGCRVLAAKEEGLISESRYQHYVLFLTEMKDKKRRY; encoded by the coding sequence ATGCCAGAAGGTATCATCGTTAAAGCGCTAAGCGGTTACTATTATGTCATGCCAGTGGAAGACAACGGGGTTCCTTCGGTTGAAGGTTCCGCCGTTCAATGTCGAGCCAGAGGTATCTTCAGAAAACGGGGAACGTCACCGCTTGTAGGTGACCGCGTCAGCTACATGTTGACAGAGAACGGAGAAGGAACGGTAGATGAAATCCGGAAGCGTGAGACAGAGCTCATCCGTCCTCCTGTAGCCAATGTAAGTTTGGCTGTTCTTGTGTTCTCTGTGAAGGAACCGGATATGAACCTGAACCTGTTGGACAAGTTCCTTGTTCACATCGAGCAGGCGGGGCTGGATGCACTCATTGTGTTGACCAAACTGGATTTGGCTGATCCAGCCAAAGACACTGTTGCTGAAGTGAAAGCATTGTATGAACAGGTGGGTTATGAAGTGATCTCCACAAGTTCACGTACCGGTGAAGGCAGTGAATTGCTCAGAGACCGTCTGGCTGGTAAGATCAGCGTATTCTCTGGACAATCCGGTGTAGGCAAGTCGTCCATGTTAAACGCATTGATGCCGGGCCTGACGCTGGAGACAAATGCGATCAGCATGCGTCTGGGACGAGGGAAACACACCACCAGGCACGTGGAGCTTATTCCGTTGGATAATGGTGGATTTGTTGCGGATACACCAGGATTCAGCCAACTGGACTTTCTGGAGATCGGTGTGGAGGAACTCTCCACTTGTTTCCGGGAATTCGCCCAGTTTGCAGATCAGTGCAAATTCCGAGGTTGTACCCATACACATGAACCAGGCTGTCGTGTGCTTGCGGCCAAGGAGGAAGGTCTGATCTCCGAAAGCCGATATCAGCACTATGTCCTGTTCCTGACCGAAATGAAAGATAAGAAGCGGAGGTATTAA
- the def gene encoding peptide deformylase codes for MSIRIIVQEPDEVLHKRAKEVTKITPNVQKLLDDMADTMYDAEGVGLAAPQVGILKRLIVIDAGDEQGLIKMINPEIIASEGEQFGPEGCLSIPGINGDVRRFETVTVKGLDREGKELIITGSGLLSRAFQHEIDHLDGVLFTDVAEKVYEIAADQTGPRRN; via the coding sequence ATGTCTATTCGCATTATCGTGCAAGAACCAGATGAGGTGCTCCACAAGAGAGCCAAAGAAGTAACCAAAATTACACCAAATGTACAAAAATTGCTGGATGATATGGCTGATACCATGTACGATGCAGAAGGTGTAGGTCTTGCTGCGCCACAGGTTGGTATTCTGAAACGTCTGATTGTTATCGACGCAGGTGATGAGCAAGGGCTGATCAAGATGATTAACCCGGAGATCATTGCAAGTGAGGGAGAACAATTTGGACCGGAAGGTTGTCTGAGTATCCCTGGAATTAATGGTGACGTTCGCCGTTTCGAGACCGTTACGGTTAAAGGTCTGGATCGTGAAGGCAAAGAGCTGATTATTACGGGTAGTGGCTTGCTGTCCCGTGCATTCCAGCATGAGATTGATCATCTGGATGGCGTACTCTTTACGGATGTCGCCGAGAAAGTGTACGAAATTGCAGCCGATCAAACGGGACCGCGTCGTAATTAA
- a CDS encoding Stp1/IreP family PP2C-type Ser/Thr phosphatase has translation MIKTVHVSHIGRVRSVNEDSAWIRNLDTGYILGIVADGMGGHLAGDTASRLAVETLVKDLGTLEPGLSHASLSAALSDAILHANEVIFRTASTDDKYHNMGTTVVAALLNDAEGVIGHIGDSRAYKIANKAVIQLTEDHTLVNELFKNGQISKEDVSHHPRRNVLTRALGTDAEVKVDLDTVKLEEGEVLLLCSDGLSNLVSNEQIIQVAGNLELALEDRADRLLQLALLAGGDDNITVALFELQREGSVDTETGCES, from the coding sequence TTGATCAAAACAGTTCATGTGAGCCATATCGGACGAGTGCGTTCGGTGAATGAAGATTCAGCCTGGATTCGTAATCTCGATACAGGATATATTCTGGGTATTGTTGCCGATGGCATGGGTGGACATCTTGCAGGGGATACGGCAAGCCGCTTGGCAGTAGAGACGTTGGTGAAAGATCTGGGAACACTGGAACCAGGTCTGTCACATGCGTCTCTGTCTGCGGCTCTCAGCGATGCTATTTTGCATGCCAACGAAGTTATCTTCCGCACGGCATCAACAGATGACAAGTATCACAACATGGGAACAACGGTGGTTGCGGCATTATTGAACGATGCGGAAGGTGTTATTGGACACATCGGTGATAGCAGAGCCTACAAAATTGCGAACAAAGCTGTGATCCAGCTAACCGAGGACCATACACTGGTGAATGAATTGTTCAAAAATGGTCAGATTAGCAAAGAAGATGTGTCCCATCATCCGCGTCGCAACGTACTGACTCGTGCACTTGGAACAGATGCCGAGGTGAAGGTAGATCTGGATACCGTCAAGCTGGAGGAAGGCGAAGTCCTTCTCCTGTGCAGTGATGGTCTCAGTAACCTGGTCAGCAATGAGCAGATTATTCAGGTTGCCGGCAATCTGGAACTGGCATTGGAAGATCGTGCAGACCGACTGCTTCAGTTGGCTTTACTTGCTGGGGGAGACGACAACATCACGGTTGCTTTGTTCGAGTTGCAGAGGGAAGGTTCCGTGGATACGGAAACGGGGTGTGAGTCATGA